A window of the Henckelia pumila isolate YLH828 chromosome 3, ASM3356847v2, whole genome shotgun sequence genome harbors these coding sequences:
- the LOC140886613 gene encoding uncharacterized protein, producing the protein MTTQQELIVDFERLRLEVVETMEVCALSNLTMVPSLLDKIRTGQASDQQLLTWKLKDEAKGGALYTVKDGVVHHKGRMWVPAVNSLREDVMTEAHMVKVEHQRPAGFLKPLHIPTWKWEDVTMDFVIGLPITQRRMNSIWIIVDRTPLHWDEIGERAVLGPKTVQQTVDMIAKIRDKMLTAQSRQKSYADRRRRELEFQVGDHVFLKVSPWKGVLRFGKKGKLSPRYIGPFEILDKVGTRAYRVALPPNLEGVHNVFHISMLRKYISNPSHVIRHDPVLWTPDLSYEEIPIQILDTQVQKLRNKEIKMVKVLWRNQLVEEATWETEQDMRSRDPEIFGKSNFDDKILSRRVEFDSGLAGRG; encoded by the exons ATGACAACTCAACAAGAGTTGATTGTAGATTTTGAACGACTCAGATTGGAAGTAGTTGAGACAATGGAAGTTTGTGCCTTATCAAACTTAACAATGGTTCCAAGTTTGCTCGACAAGATTCGAACAGGGCAGGCTTCAGACCAGCAATTATTAACTTGGAAACTTAAAGATGAAGCAAAAGGGGGTGCATTGTATACGGTGAAGGATGGGGTCGTGCATCACAAAGGGCGAATGTGGGTACCGGCAGTAAATTCACTGAGGGAAGATGTGATGACTGAGGCTCACATG gtgaaagttgAACATCAAAGGCCAGCAGGATTTCTGAAACCATTACATATTCCCACTTGGAAATGGGAAGAtgtcacaatggactttgtgattgGACTACCAATTACACAACgaagaatgaattcaatatggATAATAGTTGACAG GACTCCTCTACATTGGGATGAGATTGGAGAGAGAGCTGTGTTGGGACCAAAAACAGTGCAACAGACAGTTGATATGATAGCAAAAATTAGAGACAAGATGTTGACAGCACAGAGCCGTCAGAAAAGCTATGCCGATCGGAGACGTAGGGAATTGGAGTTCcaggtaggtgatcacgtattttTGAAGGTTTCACCTTGGAAAGGAGTCTTaagatttgggaagaaaggaaagttgagcccaagatatataggacctttcGAGATCCTAGACAAGGTTGGAACAAGAGCTTACCGAGTAGCATTGCCTCCAAACTTGGAAGGTGTACACAACGTATTCCATATCTCGATGTTGAGAAAGTATATCTCAAATCCTTCCCATGTCATTCGCCACGATCCAGTTCTATGGACACCAGACTTGTCTTATGAAGAAATACCTATCCAAATTTTGGATACACAAGTCCAAAAGCTGAGAAACAAAGAGATCAAGATGGTAAAGGTCTTATGGCGCAATCAATTAGTGGAagaggctacttgggagaccgaacaAGATATGCGTAGCCGAGACCCAGAAATATTTGGTAAGTCGAATTTCGATGACAAAATTCTTTCAAGGAGG GTAGAGTTCGATTCTGGACTCGcgggacgaggctaa
- the LOC140886617 gene encoding uncharacterized protein, with translation MTSRRENNTNTITNSANNNHSDCRPDSENNQNNQFLAGLTALLREQSRAQGAQIQQLLQAQTTNAGNNHPTANQNPIYKRFLELGPPEFKGETDPLIAEQWFQAMKTDFEFMQITDADRLRCATYMFCNDAHVWWNGAKAALNLTTLTWNGFKDVFYGKYFTVSTQTRLARDFLEIRQGNMSIAEYVKKFERGRYFVQMISGDPAEELKHFTEGLNAFIRKDVRLSGAKYYKDVVDQAMLSEKDRNDIIRESQEKRSSYQNRDQQGNSSRKRPYQAPPQHRPYQQQRPRPQGQKQLALPAPKSAIAPTACQKCGKIHSGQCMAGTGVCFLCKKPGHYRKDCPQSKEPVRGRVFAMAHDQVDSNTTIVIVPDKSISGFSISLPSEEELSSDLIIRGCSVQMQSHELLADLIILNMSDFDVIFGMDWLSRYEATIDCKRRTVSLKTKDGEPFLFHATPKHNSSLLISVGKAWQLLNKGCAGFLASVTCDQELPRPKLEDVEVVRDFPEVFPDDIAGLPPAREVEFGIELMPGTQPVSKAPYRVFHPFLDQFVIVFIDDILIYSRNFDEHRQHLTTVLQVLKEKQLFAKFSKCEFWLEQIEFLGHLVSAKGIEDFSKIALPLTSLTRKSVKFEWSNQCEKSFLVLKKKLMTSPVLAIPEGIGRFIIYTDASKSGLGAVLMQDGSNSICFTTVEDS, from the exons ATGACATCACGTAGGGAAAACAACACCAACACCATCACCAATTCCGCAAACAACAACCATAGTGATTGCAGACCAGATAGTgagaacaatcaaaacaaccAGTTTTTGGCGGGATTAACTGCTCTTCTTCGAGAGCAAAGCCGTGCTCAGGGAGCTCAAATCCAACAGTTGCTTCAAGCCCAGACAACTAATGCTGGAAATAACCATCCTACAGCTAATCAGAACCCTATCTACAAAAGGTTCTTAGAGTTGGGACCACCTGAGTTCAAAGGAGAGACTGATCCTTTGATAGCAGAACAATGGTTCCAAGCTATGAAGACTGATTTTGAATTCATGCAGATCACGGATGCGGATAGATTGAGATGTGCTACCTATATGTTCTGCAATGACGCTCATGTTTGGTGGAATGGAGCCAAAGCAGCGTTGAACCTAACTACCCTtacttggaatggattcaaggATGTGTTCTACGGCAAATATTTCACAGTGAGCACCCAAACCCGGTTGGCCAGAGATTTTTTGGAAATCCGTCAAGGAAACATGTCGATTGCAGAGTATGTTAAGAAGTTTGAAAGGGGAAGATACTTTGTACAGATGATTTCTGGTGATCCTGCTGAAGAGTTGAAACATTTTACAGAAGGATTGAATGCCTTCATCAGAAAGGATGTTAGACTAAGTGGAGCGAAATATTACAAAGATGTGGTGGATCAGGCCATGCTATCCGAAAAGGACAGAAACGACATTATCCGAGAGTCACAGGAAAAAAGATCTAGTTATCAGAATCGGGACCAACAAGGAAATTCTAGCAGAAAGAGACCATACCAAGCCCCACCCCAACACCGACCATACCAACAGCAGCGGCCTCGACCTCAAGGGCAGAAACAATTGGCTCTACCAGCACCAAAATCGGCAATTGCACCAACAGCTTGTCAAAAATGTGGAAAAATTCACTCAGGTCAATGCATGGCAGGGACTGGAGTATGTTTCCTTTGCAAAAAGCCAGGGCACTATCGAAAAGATTGCCCTCAATCCAAAGAACCGGTAAGAGGACGAGTTTTTGCAATGGCACATGATCAAGTGGATTCAAATACAACTATAGTTATAG TACCGGATAAGTCAATATCAGGATTTAGTATATCCTTGCCTTCAGAGGAAGAATTGAGTAGTGATTTGATTATCAGAGGATGCAGTGTACAAATGCAGAGTCACGAGTTACTTGCTGATCTTATTATCCTGaatatgtctgattttgacgtgatatttgggatggattggttgtctCGATACGAGGCTACTATAGACTGTAAACGAAGAACggtttccttgaaaactaaGGATGGAGAACCTTTTCTATTCCATGCCACACCGAAACATAATTCATCTCTTTTAATTTCAGTGGGTAAGGCATGGCAACTGTTGAATAAAGGATGTGCAGGTTTCCTTGCAAGTGTCACTTGCGATCAAGAATTACCTCGGCCGAAACTTGAAGACGTCGAAGTAGTGAGAGATTTCCCAGAAgtatttcctgatgatattgcaggattacctccagctaGGGAGGTAGAATTTGGAATTGAATTAATGCCTGGAACCCAACCAGTTTCCAAAGCACCATACAG aGTGTTCCATCCTTTtttggatcagtttgtcatagtattcatagatgacatactgATTTACTCTCGTAATTTCGATGAGCATCGTCAGCATCTAACTACAGTCTTGCAGGTTCTGAAAGAAAAACAATTGTTtgctaagttcagtaagtgtgaattttggctggaacAGATTGAATTTTTGGGTCACCTAGTTTCggctaagggaatagag GATTTCTCCAAGATAGCGCTGCCACTAACGTCATTAACTCGCAAAAGTGTGAAGTTTGAATGGTCTAATCAGTGTGAGAAAAGCTTTTTAGTGTTGAAGAAAAAGTTGATGACATCACCAGTACTAGCCATACCAGAAGGCATAGGTCGATTCATAATTTATACAGATGCTTCCAAGAGTGGATTAGGGGCTGTCCTGATGCAAGATGGAAGTAATAGCATATGCTtcacgacagttgaagattcatga